The following coding sequences lie in one Alphaproteobacteria bacterium genomic window:
- a CDS encoding TerC family protein, whose amino-acid sequence MDIANLVSWSEVSALFQVIMIDLVLAGDNAIVVGMVASGLPREQRTKVIMIGIVAATLMRICFALVTTQLLEIIGLTLAGGILLLWVCWKLWQEIQRERKRNKNNEETESVTPSHKQANNLRQAIINIVLADISMSLDNVLAVAGAAREHGWVLIIGLTLSVAFMGMSASLIANLLKKYHWLSYLGLIIVLYVACKMIWDGSKQVFINFL is encoded by the coding sequence ATGGATATAGCGAATCTAGTTTCTTGGTCTGAAGTAAGTGCCCTCTTTCAAGTCATTATGATTGATCTTGTTTTGGCAGGGGATAATGCCATTGTTGTTGGTATGGTTGCATCTGGACTTCCCCGCGAACAACGTACCAAAGTTATTATGATTGGTATAGTTGCCGCAACATTAATGCGGATATGTTTTGCCCTAGTTACAACACAGCTTTTGGAAATTATTGGTTTGACGCTTGCTGGCGGTATACTTCTTTTATGGGTATGCTGGAAATTATGGCAGGAAATTCAACGCGAAAGAAAAAGAAATAAAAACAACGAAGAAACAGAATCTGTTACCCCATCACATAAACAGGCCAATAATTTAAGACAAGCTATTATCAATATTGTTTTAGCTGATATTTCGATGTCTCTCGATAACGTGCTTGCGGTTGCAGGTGCCGCCCGGGAACATGGTTGGGTCTTAATCATTGGTCTCACACTTTCTGTTGCCTTTATGGGAATGTCTGCAAGTTTAATTGCCAATCTTTTAAAAAAATATCATTGGCTTTCCTATTTAGGATTAATCATAGTTTTATATGTTGCTTGTAAGATGATTTGGGATGGTTCAAAAC